The following are encoded together in the Ascochyta rabiei chromosome 19, complete sequence genome:
- a CDS encoding Rhamnogalacturonan endolyase: MRFLASLTTLLLAPAAVLAGWGYSDDGKNYVIDTNANLVVKVSKTNGDMTSIKYRGVEYNGQGGKNSHVESGLGTSTVTIKQFSDPNVIKVNIKYGTLKHDLVFRYGNPNVYIFMNKVDSSVTVSRYIVRVPPNIFTNNLSSDTDWIPEGVKVIEAGDVNSVTSNSHTYSKHYSGYKYGRTMDYDFVGYTNNNVGMYMIRSNHEKASGGPFFRSLVRRGGSGGPDLYDIYHYNMGHTDVMRFGLQGPSVLHFTDNGAAPNANIFARKANWDWFDNLGIDGWVPASKRGAVSGVGLANMKNGQQYVVGLKSNTAQYWTTTGANGAWKIEKVLPGTYTLNVYKSELEVHTTTVTVTAGSTSIKNTITCSDPQDTAVVWRIGEWDGSPKGFLNFGDTPMKPTYMHPSDSRLASWKPGNYIIGTSSASQFPGYMWKDVNSGYLVYFRLSDAQLTKSFKIRIGVTEGLAGGRPAISINSWSAPLQAQKTQGDTRSLTVGTYRGNNQVYEYTVPASAWTKSARDYQVLKIDIITGKTATAYLSGGVSFDALEMVEV; encoded by the exons ATGAGGTTTCTCGCCAGTCTCACCACCCTCCTCCTTGCCCCAGCTGCGGTCCTAGCAGGATGGGGCTACAGCGACGATGGCAAGAATTACGTTATCGACACCAACGCCAACCTTGTAGTCAAAGTCAGCAAGACCAATGGCGACATGACATCGATTAAGTACCGTGGTGTTGAGTACAACGGCCAGGGAGGCAAGAACTCGCACGTTGAGTCGGGACTGGGTACTTCGACTGTCACCATTAAGCAGTTTTCAGACCCAAATGTCATCAAAGTCAACATCAAGTACGGCACACTCAAGCATGACCTGGTCTTCCGCTACGGCAACCCCAACGTGTACATCTTCATGAACAAGGTCGACAGCAGTGTCACTGTGTCTCGATACATTGTTCGCGTGCCGCCCAACATTTTCACCAACAACCTCAGTTCTGACACAGACTGGATACCTGAGGGTGTAAAGGTCATTGAGGCTGGCGATGTGAACTCCGTCACATCAAACTCCCACACATACAGCAAGCACTACTCAGGATACAAATATGGACGTACCATGGACTACGACTTTGTAGGATACACAAACAACAATGTGGGCATGTACATGATTCGATCGAATCACGAGAAAGCATCTGGTGGTCCGTTCTTCAGGAGCTTGGTCAGGCGCGGTGGATCGGGTGGACCTGACCTTTACGATATCTATCACTACAACATGG GACACACCGATGTAATGCGCTTTGGTCTACAAGGTCCAAGTGTTCTACACTTCACTGATAATGGTGCTGCACCTAACGCCAATATCTTCGCCCGCAAGGCTAATTGGGACTGGTTTGATAATCTTGGTATCGACGGATGGGTCCCAGCGAGCAAGCGCGGAGCTGTCTCTGGTGTTGGGCTCGCCAACATGAAGAATGGTCAACAGTACGTTGTGGGCCTCAAAAGCAACACTGCGCAATACTGGACAACAACTGGTGCAAATGGCGCATGGAAAATCGAAAAGGTGCTTCCTGGTACATACACCTTGAACGTGTACAAGAGT GAACTTGAGGTCCACACTACCACAGTGACCGTCACAGCAGGTTCTACCAGTATCAAGAACACCATCACCTGCTCTGATCCTCAAGACACTGCAGTTGTGTGGCGCATCGGCGAATGGGATGGTTCACCAAAGGGCTTCCTCAATTTCGGGGATACGCCCATGAAGCCAACCTACATGCATCCCTCCGATTCCCGTCTCGCAAGCTGGAAGCCTGGCAACTACATCATAGGTACCAGCAGTGCAAGCCAGTTCCCTGGATACATGTGGAAGGATGTCAACAGCGGCTACCTCGTATACTTCCGCCTCAGTGACGCGCAGCTTACCAAGAGCTTCAAGATCAGGATCGGCGTGACCGAAGGACTAGCTGGAGGTCGCCCAGCTATCAGCATCAACAGCTGGTCTGCTCCACTACAGGCGCAGAAGACCCAAGGTGATACCAGGAGCTTGACTGTTGGTACTTACCGCGGCAACAATCAAGTGTATGAGTACACTGTGCCAGCCAGCGCATGGACCAAGAGTGCACGAGATTACCAAGTGCTGAAGATTGACATAATCACTGGCAAAACGGCGACGGCATACCTGAGTGGGGGTGTCAGTTTTGATGCTCTTGAAATGGTTGAAGTCTAA
- a CDS encoding Ubiquitinyl hydrolase 1 yields the protein MSTDVTAPASDTPETLDVLSARHRKEQRDLVSRITQKKKQATKKTRKGVNDECERLEQELKERQAEEVRVLNGDGAENVAEEAESEEESANEGDAVISAQINKLSINGTASSPNPSAQPSADGAGKKKNRQKERLARRKAEQDAAVRQAEEEARNAPNPRELEKQRFDPLLEEKKLALHEIRADGHCLYAAVADQLSNRSLSLQPRIAVTTADGEEALPYRKVRYAAAGWIEAHAGDFEAFMEDPLPEHVRKIRETGEWGGHLELLALAKSYEVRICVLHSSGRVDRIEDEEQKGDKEEIWLGYYKHSHGLGEHYNSLRKVQAGGKGEGQAEGA from the coding sequence ATGTCCACCGACGTCACGGCTCCCGCCTCCGACACGCCCGAAACTCTCGACGTGCTCAGCGCCCGCCACCGCAAAGAACAGCGCGATCTAGTCTCCCGCATAAcccagaagaagaagcaagcTACGAAGAAGACTCGCAAAGGCGTCAACGATGAATGTGAGCGTCTAGAGCAGGAGCTGAAGGAGCGGCAAGCAGAAGAAGTGCGTGTTCTGAACGGCGACGGCGCAGAAAATGTTGCCGAGGAAGCAGAAAGCGAGGAAGAATCGGCAAACGAAGGAGACGCAGTAATCTCAGCCCAGATCAACAAGTTAAGCATAAACGGCACTGCAAGCTCCCCCAACCCTTCTGCGCAGCCCTCAGCCGATGGCGcaggcaagaagaagaaccgGCAGAAAGAGCGCCTCGCACGCAGAAAAGCAGAGCAAGACGCCGCCGTGCGCCAAGCAGAGGAAGAAGCACGCAACGCGCCTAACCCGCGCGAGCTGGAAAAACAGCGTTTCGATCCTCTGCTTGAAGAGAAGAAGCTTGCGTTGCACGAAATCCGCGCAGACGGCCACTGTCTGTACGCCGCTGTTGCGGACCAACTTTCCAACCGCAGTCTGTCCCTGCAGCCCCGTATCGCTGTCACGACTGCGGACGGAGAGGAGGCGTTGCCGTACAGGAAGGTCAGATATGCAGCTGCTGGCTGGATAGAAGCGCACGCTGGTGATTTCGAGGCGTTCATGGAAGACCCGCTGCCAGAGCATGTGCGCAAGATTCGCGAGACTGGGGAGTGGGGCGGCCATTTGGAGTTGCTTGCGCTGGCGAAAAGCTACGAGGTGAGGATTTGCGTGTTGCATAGTAGTGGGAGGGTGGACCGGATTGAGGATGAAGAGCAGAAGGGAGATAAGGAGGAGATATGGCTGGGGTATTACAAGCATAGTCACGGTCTGGGTGAGCATTACAACAGTCTGCGCAAGGTTCAGGCAGGGGGAAAGGGTGAGGGTCAGGCTGAAGGAGCTTGA
- a CDS encoding DNA-directed RNA polymerase encodes MAEAPHNYAVKQQVVDKMPARIKHIQFGIYSNQDIVNQAVLEVSDRNVYDLAPAADNTRTLTANGPMDIHMGISTKTGKCGTCGEGLDKCNGHFGHIKLALPAFHVGYLKHIIEVLNCICKDCSRVLLDEVERRRYLRSMRRPDMDTLRRSAVSKRILEDCRKKKLCPYCNALQGTVRKVPGHPLKIIHNRYDAFNRSTAKTKKAPAGKIEFDQSFDTAKAANPELDKHLKKAADDMHPLRALNLFKKISPEDCELLAMIPEDARPEMLIWEYMPVPPVALRPSVMQEGGATEDDVTNKIGDICQISSIIRAGLARGFPLQILMEQWDFLQLQIAMYINSDAPGLKQQGLQKTMRGFSQRLKGKGGRFRQNLSGKRVDFSGRTVIGPDPNLSIEEVAVPERVAKNLTYPEKVTRYNIEKLRKLVLNGANKYPGANFILKDDAERTPNRERTKISLAALTKHDRKGERLKFPAEKLRIGDIVERHIEDGDIVLFNRQPSLHKLSILSHRAKVRPWRTFRLNECVCNPYNADFDGDEMNLHVPQTEEARTEATELMGVKYNIATPKNGTPIIAAIQDFITAAFLLSNKSNFYDRRTFCQIVNYMFNGDGAYDPDTGKTLPIEIPPPVIWKPQALWTGKQVFNLLMRPNKESRVLVNLEAANKMFKPKAGVPHDLSDNDSYLVIRNSEVMCGCMDKATVGDGKKDSVFYVMMRDFGPQHAVQGMNRLSKLSARWLTNNGFSLGISDVTPGEKLMQKKQALVVEAYRQCDQIISDFQEGKLQRDPGCDEEKTMENRIGGILSSVRQAAGDICFEELSRWNSPLLMAKCGSKGSNLNVSQMVASVGQQMIGGARVADGFHHRTLPHFPKAARQPAAKGFVSNSFFSGLTPSEFIFHAMSGREGLVDTAVKTAETGYMSRRLMKSLEDLSASYDDTVRNSSGTVVQFQYGDDNLDPVDMEGKAKPVNFDRTFSHAVTSTWNNEEPTLVPKEVRDHVHARMNTERNKYPRYKLDGVTRLAFDDNSDSGIDQKESMRDFLDTVEDYVGKKATKLETTLLYLGVAEPLQSLEKLPVEIAERYSLADGIAKISQTALDTFIDLCLTKYHRSRVQPGHAVGAIGAQSIGEPGTQMTLKTFHFAGVAGMSITQGVPRIKEIINASSTISTPVITCELSNKISESAARIVKARVEKTFLRDIISYVEDVWHPSGAYIAMRIDWDTVNALFVDIQPHDIIHAIQKHKPLKWGKSGTNVRISSSLIRVEVADPSAAKKRPTKTARNQKEFFERVQHVKALIPDVVIKGYADCQRAIIKKDTSPNKNGDYECQLLVEGYGFKDCMTTPGIEPYTTKSNHVMEVRDVLGIEAARSTIVREISSVMGNMDIDPRHMQLLADVMTFKGDVYGITRFGLQKTRDSVLQLASFEKTPDHLFEAAARGKIDSIDGVSECIIMGQSVKLGTGAMQVIRPLGLTTDEVKVKRTMFEEGWDAL; translated from the exons ATGGCCGAGGCGCCGCACAACTACGCTGTCAAGCAGCAGGTGGTGGACAAGATGCCCGCGCGCATCAAGCACATCCAGTTCGGCATCTA CTCCAACCAGGACATTGTCAACCAGGCCGTCCTCGAGGTCTCGGACCGCAATGTCTACGACCTCGCCCCCGCCGCCGACAACACGCGCACCCTCACCGCCAACGGGCCCATGGACATCCACATGGGCATCTCGACCAAGACGGGCAAGTGCGGGACCTGCGGCGAGGGCCTCGACAAGTGCAACGGCCACTTTGGCCACATCAAGCTTGCCCTGCCCGCCTTCCACGTCGGCTACCTGAAGCACATCATCGAGGTCCTCAACTGCATCTGCAAAGACTGCTCGCGCGTCCTGCTGGACGAGGTCGAGCGACGCCGCTACCTGCGCAGCATGCGCCGCCCAGACATGGACACGCTGCGCCGAAGCGCCGTCTCGAAGCGCATCTTGGAGGACTGCCGGAAGAAGAAGCTGTGCCCCTACTGCAACGCCCTGCAGGGCACCGTCAGGAAGGTGCCCGGCCATCCGCTCAAGATCATCCACAACCGCTACGATGCCTTCAACCGATCGACCGCAAAGACGAAAAAGGCCCCCGCCGGCAAGATCGAGTTTGACCAGTCCTTCGACACCGCCAAGGCAGCCAACCCCGAGCTCGACAAGCACCTGAAGAAGGCGGCCGACGACATGCACCCCCTGCGCGCCCTCAACCTGTTTAAGAAAATCTCCCCCGAGGACTGCGAGCTGCTGGCCATGATACCAGAGGATGCGCGGCCAGAGATGCTGATCTGGGAATACATGCCTGTCCCGCCCGTGGCGCTGCGGCCCTCCGTCATGCAGGAAGGAGGAGCCACCGAAGACGACGTGACAAACAAGATTGGAGACATCTGCCAGATCAGCAGCATCATCCGAGCTGGCCTGGCCCGAGGCTTTCCGCTCCAGATCCTCATGGAGCAGTGGGATTTCTTGCAACTGCAGATCGCCATGTACATCAACAGCGACGCGCCAGGTCTGAAGCAGCAGGGTTTGCAGAAGACCATGCGCGGCTTCTCGCAGAGACTGAAGGGCAAAGGTGGACGCTTCCGTCAGAACTTGTCCGGAAAGCGTGTCGACTTCTCAGGCCGTACGGTCATTGGACCCGATCCGAATCTGAGTATCGAGGAAGTCGCTGTGCCAGAACGTGTCGCAAAGAACCTGACATATCCCGAGAAAGTGACAAGATACAACATCGAGAAACTGAGGAAGCTGGTGCTGAACGGTGCCAACAAGTACCCCGGCGCGAACTTTATCCTCAAAGACGATGCCGAGAGGACGCCCAACAGGGAACGCACCAAGATTTCCCTGGCCGCACTGACCAAGCACGACCGGAAAGGGGAACGCTTGAAGTTCCCCGCGGAAAAGCTCAGAATAGGCGACATTGTCGAGCGGCACATTGAAGACGGCGACATCGTACTGTTCAATCGACAACCATCTCTCCACAAGCTTAGCATTCTCAGCCACAGAGCCAAGGTTCGACCATGGAGAACATTCCGTCTCAACGAGTGCGTGTGCAATCCTTACAACGCAGATTTCGATGGCGACGAGATGAACTTGCACGTTCCTCAAACCGAAGAAGCACGCACAGAAGCTACGGAGCTGATGGGCGTGAAGTACAACATTGCAACCCCCAAGAACGGAACACCCATCATCGCCGCCATCCAGGATTTCATCACGGCTGCCTTCCTGCTCAGCAACAAAAGCAACTTCTACGACCGACGGACGTTCTGCCAGATCGTGAACTACATGTTCAATGGAGATGGAGCATACGACCCCGACACAGGCAAGACCTTGCCCATCGAGATTCCGCCGCCAGTCATCTGGAAGCCACAAGCACTCTGGACCGGAAAGCAGGTCTTCAACTTGCTCATGAGGCCTAACAAGGAATCGAGGGTCCTTGTTAACCTAGAAGCTGCGAACAAGATGTTCAAGCCGAAGGCGGGCGTGCCGCACGACCTCAGCGATAACGACTCGTACCTGGTTATTCGCAATTCAGAAGTAATGTGCGGGTGCATGGACAAGGCAACCGTCGGTGACGGAAAGAAGGACTCGGTCTTCTATGTCATGATGCGAGATTTCGGCCCTCAACATGCAGTACAAGGCATGAACCGACTGTCTAAGCTGTCTGCACGCTGGCTTACTAACAACGGTTTCTCCCTCGGCATCAGCGACGTCACTCCAGGCGAGAAGCTCATGCAGAAGAAGCAAGCTTTGGTCGTAGAAGCTTACAGGCAGTGCGACCAGATTATCAGCGACTTCCAAGAAGGCAAGCTGCAGCGCGATCCTGGTTGTGACGAAGAGAAGACAATGGAGAACAGGATTGGTGGTATCCTCTCAAGCGTTCGCCAAGCAGCCGGTGACATTTGTTTCGAGGAACTCAGCAGATGGAACTCGCCCCTGCTCATGGCCAAGTGCGGTTCAAAGGGTTCCAACCTCAACGTCTCTCAGATGGTTGCGTCCGTCGGTCAACAGATGATTGGCGGTGCACGTGTCGCAGACGGCTTCCACCACCGGACACTACCGCATTTCCCCAAGGCAGCCCGACAGCCAGCTGCCAAGGGCTTCGTCAGTAACAGTTTCTTCTCAGGCCTGACACCCTCTGAGTTCATCTTCCACGCTATGAGTGGTCGTGAAGGATTGGTCGATACCGCTGTCAAGACTGCAGAAACTGGATACATGAGTAGACGATTGATGAAATCCCTTGAAGATTTGTCCGCATCCTACGATGACACAGTGCGCAACTCTTCTGGAACTGTTGTGCAATTCCAGTATGGAGATGACAATCTGGATCCAGTGGATATGGAAGGCAAGGCAAAGCCTGTAAATTTCGACCGCACGTTCTCGCACGCTGTTACCTCGACGTGGAACAACGAAGAGCCCACCCTTGTCCCTAAGGAGGTTCGAGATCACGTCCATGCTCGGATGAACACAGAGCGAAACAAGTACCCCCGATACAAACTCGATGGGGTGACAAGGCTGGCCTTCGACGACAACAGCGATTCTGGTATTGATCAGAAGGAGTCCATGCGCGACTTCCTCGACACTGTTGAGGACTATGTAGGCAAGAAGGCAACCAAGCTCGAAACTACGCTCTTGTACTTGGGTGTTGCAGAACCTTTGCAGAGTCTAGAGAAGCTTCCTGTCGAGATCGCGGAGAGGTACAGCCTCGCTGATGGTATCGCCAAGATCTCGCAAACCGCTCTTGACACGTTCATCGACCTCTGTCTTACCAAATATCACCGCTCACGAGTTCAGCCTGGTCACGCTGTGGGTGCCATAGGTGCGCAGTCCATCGGTGAGCCTGGTACGCAGATGACGTTGAAGACTTTCCATTTTGCTGGTGTCGCCGGTATGTCCATCACCCAGGGTGTCCCTCGTATCAAGGAGATCATCAACGCCTCCTCCACCATCTCCACGCCCGTCATCACCTGCGAGCTGTCCAACAAGATCTCTGAATCCGCAGCACGCATTGTCAAAGCACGTGTCGAGAAGACCTTCTTACGGGATATCATATCCTACGTAGAAGATGTCTGGCACCCTAGCGGCGCCTACATTGCTATGCGCATTGATTGGGATACGGTCAACGCTCTTTTCGTCGATATCCAGCCTCACGACATCATTCACGCAATTCAAAAGCACAAGCCTCTCAAATGGGGCAAGTCAGGCACCAACGTCCGCATCTCCTCTTCGCTCATCCGTGTCGAGGTCGCAGACCCAAGTGCGGCCAAGAAGCGCCCAACAAAGACCGCTCGCAACCAGAAAGAGTTCTTCGAGCGCGTTCAACACGTCAAGGCTTTGATTCCGGACGTCGTCATCAAGGGCTATGCGGACTGCCAGCGTGCCATCATCAAGAAGGACACCTCTCCCAACAAGAATGGTGACTACGAATGCCAACTCCTTGTCGAAGGCTACGGCTTCAAAGACTGCATGACCACGCCCGGTATCGAGCCTTACACCACCAAGTCCAACCACGTCATGGAAGTCCGCGACGTCCTCGGCATCGAAGCCGCCCGCTCAACCATCGTGCGTGAAATCAGCTCCGTCATGGGCAACATGGACATCGATCCCCGTCACATGCAGCTCCTCGCCGACGTCATGACCTTCAAGGGCGACGTATACGGCATCACACGTTTCGGTCTCCAGAAGACGCGCGACTCTGTGCTGCAGCTGGCCAGTTTCGAAAAGACGCCTGACCACTTGTTCGAAGCTGCAGCTAGGGGCAAGATCGATAGCATCGACGGTGTCTCCGAGTGCATCATCATGGGCCAGAGCGTCAAGCTGGGCACCGGCGCTATGCAAGTCATCAGACCGCTGGGACTCACGACGGACGAGGTCAAGGTTAAGAGGACCATGTTCGAGGAAGGGTGGGATGCGTTGTAA
- a CDS encoding Methyl halide transferase → MATQNQDRLQSHFSSLDATPAAQGSGWDSLWEASTFLPWDRGYANPALIDLLSSPSSPATSSDHNPTPGAPAAGSKPSPVELPSPVSKDGKRAKVLVPGCGKGYDVALFSAYGYDAYGLEVSAHAAKAAEQYLANAGPGSLENEYSDKDAGQGKGQAVCLVGDFFDDAWLKEAGVDGQGGFDVIYDNTFLCALPPSLRPSWAKRISSLLSKNGSLICLEFPTHKPASSGGPPWSLPPTVHAELLKQPGEGISYDEGGVVVASERQEGPGALRRVAHYTPRRTHDAGVIKGVVRDSVSVWRHV, encoded by the exons ATGGCGACCCAGAACCAAGACCGCCTCCAAAGCCACTTCTCCTCCCTCGACGCAACGCCTGCCGCCCAGGGCAGCGGCTGGGACTCGTTGTGGGAAGCGTCCACTTTCCTGCCCTGGGATAGAGGCTATGCAAACCCCGCACTCATTGATCTGCTCTCCAGCCCGTCGTCCCCGGCAACGTCCAGCGATCACAACCCAACACCTGGCGCACCGGCAGCTGGCTCCAAACCGTCGCCCGTTGAACTGCCCTCTCCAGTCTCAAAAGATGGAAAGCGAGCAAAGGTCTTAGTGCCAGGATGTGGCAAGGGCTACGACGTGGCGCTGTTCAGTGCGTATGGGTATGATGCGTATGGTTTGGAGGTGAGTGCGCACGCAGCCAAGGCGGCCGAGCAATACCTTGCAAATGCCGGGCCGGGGTCGTTGGAGAACGAGTACAGCGACAAAGATGCGGGGCAAGGCAAAGGGCAGGCAGTTTGCTTGGTTGGGGATTTCTTCGACGATGCCTGGTTGAAGGAGGCTGGCGTCGATGGACAAGGAGGGTTTGATGTGATTTATGATAACACG TTCCTGTGCGCCCTCCCGCCTTCCCTGCGCCCCTCGTGGGCTAAGCGCATTTCCTCTCTCCTCTCCAAAAACGGATCACTCATCTGTCTCGAGTTCCCCACACACAAGCCCGCTTCCTCAGGAGGGCCGCCATGGTCTCTCCCACCAACCGTGCACGCAGAATTGCTCAAGCAGCCCGGCGAGGGGATATCGTATGACGAGGGCGGTGTCGTCGTAGCGTCTGAACGGCAAGAAGGCCCTGGTGCGCTGAGACGCGTAGCCCACTACACACCACGTCGCACACACGATGCCGGTGTGATCAAGGGCGTGGTACGGGATTCTGTGAGCGTTTGGCGGCATGTGTAG